One stretch of Argiope bruennichi chromosome 3, qqArgBrue1.1, whole genome shotgun sequence DNA includes these proteins:
- the LOC129963731 gene encoding vacuolar protein sorting-associated protein 4-like → MTTLQKAIDLVTKATEEDKKKNYEEAFRLYEHGVEYFLHAIKYEAQSDKAKESIRAKCAQYLERAEKLKKYLKEKQKKKPIKDTDGGPPSKNNDNNSSDSDNEDPEKKKLLNQLEGAIVIEKPNIKWSDVAGLHGAKEALKEAVILPIKFPHLFTGKRKPWKGILLFGPPGTGKSFLAKAVATEANNSTFFSVSSSNLVSKWLGESEKLVKNLFEMARQQKPSIIFIDEIDSLCSSRSDNESESARRIKTEFLVQMQGVGNDNDGILVLGATNIPWVLDAAIRRRFEKRIYIPLPDEIARLAIFKFNIGNTPHSLTEENFKELARKTDGYSGADISVLVRDALMQPVRKVQTATHFKRVSGPSRSDPNDIVNDLLTPCSPGCPGAIEMSWVDVPGDKLLEPVITMSDMLLSLSSSKPTVNEADLIKLEEFMKDFGQEG, encoded by the exons atgacaACACTACAG aaagcaaTTGATTTGGTAACTAAAGCCACTGAAGaggataagaaaaaaaactatgaagAAGCCTTCAGACTATATGAACATGGCGTCGAATATTTTCTCCATGCTATTAaat ATGAAGCCCAAAGCGATAAAGCTAAAGAAAGCATTCGTGCAAAATGTGCTCAGTACCTAGAAAGGGctgagaaattaaagaaatatcttaaagAGAAGCAAAAGAAGAAACCTATTAAAGATACTGATGGAGGACCTCCATC GAAGAACAATGACAACAATAGCAGTGATAGTGACAATGAAGatcctgaaaagaaaaaacttttaaatcagtTAGAAG GAGCAATTGTTATTGAAAAGCCTAACATCAAATGGTCTGATGTTGCTGGTTTGCATGGCGCAAAAGAAGCCTTGAAAGAAGCAGTAATATTGCCTATAAAATTTCCTCATTTGTTTACTGGAAAGAGAAAGCCCTGGAAAGGGATATTACTCTTTGGG CCTCCAGGAACAGGAAAATCTTTTCTAGCAAAGGCAGTAGCAACCGAAGCTaacaattcaacatttttttctgtatccTCCTCAAATCTTGTTTCCAAGTGGCTTGGAGAAAGTGAAaa ATTGGTGAAGAATCTTTTTGAGATGGCTAGACAGCAGAAAcctagtattatttttattgatgaaatcgATTCACTGTGCAGTTCTCGTTCAGATAATGAATCAGAATCAGCCAGAAGAATTAAAACCGAATTTCTTGTACAGATGCAAG GTGTGGGCAATGACAATGATGGAATCTTAGTACTAGGAGCTACTAATATACCTTGGGTTTTAGATGCTGCTATTCGCAGAAG ATTTGAAAAAAGGATTTATATTCCTTTACCAGATGAGATTGCAAGgcttgctatttttaaatttaacattggtAATACACCCCACAGCCTAACcgaagaaaatttcaaagaacttgCAAGAAAGACAGAtgg tTATTCTGGAGCAGATATATCTGTACTCGTTCGGGACGCTTTAATGCAGCCTGTAAGGAAAGTACAGACTGCCACTCATTTCAAACGA GTATCTGGCCCTTCTCGATCTGATCCTAATGATATAGTTAATGATCTACTCACTCCATGTTCACCTGGCTGCCCAGGAGCTATAGAAATGTCTTGGGTGGATGTTCCAGGAGATAAATTACTGGAACCTGTCATTACCATG agtGATATGCTACTGTCATTGAGTTCTTCAAAACCTACAGTAAATGAAGCAGACCTAATAAAGTTGGAAGAATTCATGAAAGATTTTGGTCAAGAAGGATAA